The Marinilongibacter aquaticus genome has a window encoding:
- a CDS encoding PorP/SprF family type IX secretion system membrane protein, which produces MRILKCIVILCLLCFCGGEAFAQDPQFSQFYAAPLYHNPAFTGSGYAPRVMFNYRNQWPSLDANFSSSAITLDNYVENINSGFGAMFVSDQISTNRLTNTRFSLFYAYQMSLSEDHFVRFGIQGTYGNRKFDLNGLTFPGQFGNGGFDPSLPTDPIVNAYNGKSFSRIDFTPGVLYYSPKAFLGVSAHHLAQSNDGSGERLAMNLMVNGGFNVPLANPYTNAANANKEFVLTPAFLFKTQGKFKQLDLGAYATYEPLTLGLWYRGIPFLTNGTKTVNQDALTALVGFRFDSFSFGYSYDVTISGLGVGSGGSHEISLSYQFNPYKNEKNPYLKKRRKALACPKF; this is translated from the coding sequence ATGAGGATATTGAAGTGCATTGTGATTCTTTGCCTGCTGTGTTTCTGCGGCGGGGAGGCCTTTGCCCAAGATCCTCAATTTTCCCAATTTTATGCAGCTCCCTTGTATCACAATCCGGCCTTTACCGGAAGTGGCTATGCTCCGAGGGTGATGTTCAATTATAGGAATCAATGGCCCTCGTTGGATGCAAATTTTTCTTCTTCCGCAATCACTTTGGACAATTACGTCGAAAATATAAACAGTGGTTTTGGGGCGATGTTTGTGTCCGACCAGATTTCAACCAATCGACTGACGAATACGCGGTTTTCCTTGTTTTATGCGTATCAAATGAGCTTGTCTGAAGATCATTTCGTTCGTTTCGGGATTCAGGGCACTTACGGAAACAGGAAATTCGATTTGAATGGATTGACCTTCCCCGGTCAGTTTGGCAACGGCGGCTTTGATCCAAGCTTGCCCACCGACCCAATTGTGAATGCGTACAATGGAAAGTCATTTTCTCGCATAGATTTCACTCCAGGCGTTTTGTATTATTCACCGAAAGCTTTTTTAGGCGTGTCGGCTCACCATTTGGCACAAAGCAACGACGGTTCAGGAGAAAGGCTAGCTATGAACTTGATGGTGAATGGTGGCTTTAATGTGCCTTTGGCCAATCCATACACCAATGCGGCCAATGCCAATAAAGAATTTGTGTTGACACCCGCGTTTTTGTTTAAAACGCAAGGGAAGTTCAAGCAGTTGGATTTGGGGGCTTATGCTACTTACGAGCCCTTGACGCTCGGCCTTTGGTACAGAGGAATTCCTTTTCTTACCAATGGCACCAAAACGGTCAATCAAGATGCCCTGACAGCTCTCGTTGGTTTTCGGTTCGACAGCTTTTCGTTTGGTTATAGCTACGATGTGACCATCAGTGGTCTAGGTGTAGGCTCAGGCGGGTCGCATGAGATTTCCTTATCCTATCAATTCAATCCCTACAAAAACGAAAAGAATCCTTATCTGAAGAAAAGAAGGAAAGCATTGGCTTGTCCCAAATTTTAA
- the gmd gene encoding GDP-mannose 4,6-dehydratase produces MKKALITGVTGQDGAYLAEFLLAKGYEVHGIKRRASLFNTDRIDHIYKDLHEANVRFVLHYGDLSDSTNIIRIIQEIQPDEIYNLGAMSHVKVSFDSPEYTANVDGIGTLRILEAVRLLGLTEKTRIYQASTSELYGLVQEVPQSEKTPFYPRSPYAVAKLYGYWITVNYREAYNMFACNGILFNHESPLRGETFVTRKITRAVAQIALGEESCLYLGNMDAKRDWGHAKDYIEAMWLILQQDEPEDFVIATGKTTTVRDFVRLAFAEIGVELEFKGKEDKEVAVVISSSNPEYALEVGQQVVAVDPKYYRPTEVELLIGDPTKSKEKLGWEPKYDLEALVKEMVQADLKLFKGQSGLNKAGRPIS; encoded by the coding sequence ATGAAAAAAGCGTTAATTACCGGTGTGACCGGACAAGATGGGGCCTATTTGGCCGAATTCCTTTTGGCCAAAGGGTATGAAGTTCACGGCATCAAAAGACGTGCGTCTTTGTTCAACACCGACCGTATTGACCATATTTACAAAGATCTTCATGAAGCCAATGTGCGGTTTGTTTTGCATTACGGCGATTTGAGTGATTCGACAAATATTATTCGAATTATTCAGGAAATTCAGCCCGACGAAATCTACAACCTTGGGGCTATGTCGCATGTGAAGGTAAGTTTCGATTCTCCAGAGTATACCGCCAATGTCGATGGGATAGGTACATTGAGAATTCTGGAAGCTGTTCGTTTATTGGGCCTGACGGAAAAAACGAGAATTTACCAAGCCTCTACCTCCGAGCTTTACGGTTTGGTTCAGGAAGTGCCGCAATCTGAAAAAACGCCATTTTATCCACGCTCGCCATACGCTGTGGCCAAGCTTTACGGGTATTGGATAACCGTAAACTACCGCGAAGCCTACAACATGTTTGCCTGCAACGGTATTTTGTTTAATCACGAATCGCCATTGCGTGGTGAAACTTTTGTAACACGCAAAATTACGAGAGCGGTAGCTCAGATTGCTTTGGGCGAAGAAAGCTGCCTTTATTTGGGTAACATGGATGCCAAACGCGATTGGGGCCATGCCAAAGACTATATTGAGGCGATGTGGTTGATTCTTCAACAAGATGAGCCCGAAGATTTTGTAATCGCTACGGGGAAGACCACAACCGTACGCGATTTCGTACGATTGGCTTTTGCCGAAATTGGTGTCGAGCTGGAGTTCAAAGGAAAAGAAGATAAAGAAGTGGCTGTTGTGATTTCTTCTTCAAATCCGGAATATGCTTTAGAAGTTGGGCAGCAGGTTGTAGCGGTCGATCCAAAATATTACCGCCCCACTGAAGTGGAATTGTTGATTGGAGATCCAACGAAATCGAAGGAAAAACTTGGCTGGGAGCCGAAGTATGACCTTGAGGCTTTGGTGAAAGAAATGGTACAAGCCGACCTGAAGCTTTTTAAGGGGCAATCTGGCCTAAATAAGGCAGGACGCCCAATATCGTAA
- a CDS encoding capsule assembly Wzi family protein yields the protein MKPIYSFFLGLFCLNAFGQNSLIKNNLYSLKASAFTSTQKDLPFWLRANQYGTVPNQSNFVQLSALAQHEYDSLYNRQGQLNRFSFGYGLDVSGNIGSQNHFFLTQAYAKIRFKALELYVGRRKEIFGLVDSSSTSGSYIWSGNALPMPKVQIHTPNYVYFGKHKRLAFNAGISHGWFGKDSVVQGAWLHQKWLYLRFGKPNAAFKFYAGANHQAQWGGHSDILEDLPEYATTINGKLAPYPLYSYQYLLLPFLQKIIPPDKNKVPSYDGGLAVGNQLGSVDIAAEINPYWGHILIYKQLPYDFARSIAHLNNIEDGLHGISVRIHEAEYVQKIIFEFFNSKSQGRYRFGKLQPSNYGEVDNYFYHGQYQSWSYKNHIIGTPFIIFKKDGRLRYNNRIQYFYLGLEGTLLGLQYHTKHAFSNNFGSYGAEFLKRQYSGFLSLKKPLYNKQLINLQLAFDSGQLYNNSFGLSLTYQKSL from the coding sequence ATGAAACCGATCTACAGCTTTTTCCTCGGCCTTTTTTGCCTCAATGCTTTTGGCCAAAACAGCCTGATAAAGAACAACCTCTACAGCTTGAAAGCATCGGCTTTCACAAGCACACAAAAAGACCTACCCTTTTGGCTTCGGGCAAACCAATACGGAACCGTTCCCAACCAATCCAACTTCGTTCAACTTTCGGCCCTGGCCCAACATGAATACGACAGCCTGTACAATCGCCAGGGACAACTCAACCGTTTTTCCTTTGGATACGGCCTCGATGTCAGCGGGAATATAGGAAGCCAAAACCACTTTTTCTTAACCCAAGCCTATGCCAAGATCCGTTTCAAGGCTTTAGAGCTTTATGTTGGCAGGCGAAAAGAAATATTTGGTTTGGTCGACAGCTCCTCGACATCGGGCTCTTACATTTGGTCCGGAAATGCATTACCAATGCCCAAGGTGCAAATCCACACCCCAAACTACGTTTATTTCGGAAAACACAAACGTTTGGCTTTTAATGCCGGAATCTCTCACGGTTGGTTCGGAAAAGACTCTGTAGTGCAAGGAGCTTGGCTACACCAAAAATGGCTCTATTTGAGATTTGGCAAACCAAACGCCGCATTTAAATTCTACGCAGGAGCCAACCACCAAGCCCAATGGGGCGGACATTCGGATATATTGGAAGACTTACCAGAATACGCCACAACCATCAACGGCAAGCTGGCCCCCTACCCTTTGTATTCGTATCAATACCTCCTACTCCCTTTCCTGCAAAAAATAATCCCTCCTGACAAAAACAAAGTACCCAGCTACGATGGTGGGCTAGCAGTAGGAAATCAACTTGGCTCTGTGGATATAGCCGCAGAGATTAACCCTTATTGGGGGCATATTTTGATTTACAAGCAATTGCCTTACGATTTCGCCCGATCGATTGCTCACCTCAACAATATCGAAGATGGCCTGCACGGCATTAGCGTGCGTATTCATGAAGCCGAATATGTTCAAAAAATAATTTTCGAGTTTTTCAATTCAAAAAGCCAAGGGAGATATCGTTTCGGCAAACTTCAACCCTCAAACTACGGAGAGGTTGATAACTATTTTTATCATGGGCAATACCAGAGTTGGTCGTACAAAAACCACATCATTGGCACTCCTTTTATTATCTTCAAGAAAGACGGCCGCCTCAGGTATAACAATCGCATCCAGTACTTTTATCTCGGACTGGAAGGGACCTTACTGGGCTTGCAATACCATACCAAACATGCCTTCTCTAACAACTTTGGCTCGTACGGAGCCGAATTTCTAAAAAGGCAATATTCGGGATTCTTGAGCTTGAAAAAACCACTTTACAACAAACAATTGATTAATTTACAACTCGCTTTTGACAGCGGACAATTGTACAACAACAGTTTTGGCCTGAGCCTAACCTATCAGAAATCTTTATGA
- a CDS encoding capsule assembly Wzi family protein codes for MRSKILGLFFFFSSILAFSQESARKGEIAVEASGILSSTNNTPFFLRANHYGENPREAPIMQLAGEYHQEYDSLYTNKKKLKGFNYGYGIRAVGNVGQTNQLLLPEIYGKVRLGIFEFSAGRRKEVFGLMDTTGTSGSYIWSGNALPIPKLQVSLPNYVPIVKSGLISIKGNFAHGWFGNTDSVQHALLHQKSLYVRIGKPQWKFKFQAGFNHQVQWGGKPTVPFYDEDTKQMISKFSSDFATFVKVVTGVSLNRNLNAINDPNGAPANEALNRAGNHLGTIDLALSYEFKTARLLLYRQSIYEDGSLFYLSNIGDGLNGLSVKFKYPKKTGFLLSAITFEYLNTMSQGGPTDSENFVPELRGLDNYFNNSIYRDGWTYKGTVIGTPFIQNYQDLPKKLAEDISRPLSNYIYNNRIEAYYLKIKAEYKTINLALRYAFSTNYGTYSYPFSSAKRNSVGISGSKMLRNGDLIKCHFALDEGKLYPSQVGAQITYKKFFSSPF; via the coding sequence ATGAGATCAAAAATCTTAGGACTTTTCTTCTTTTTCTCAAGCATTTTGGCCTTTTCCCAGGAAAGTGCTCGTAAAGGCGAAATAGCTGTAGAAGCCTCAGGAATCCTTTCCTCCACAAACAACACGCCCTTTTTTTTACGAGCCAATCATTATGGTGAAAACCCACGTGAAGCCCCAATAATGCAACTGGCTGGAGAATACCACCAAGAGTATGACAGCCTTTATACAAACAAGAAAAAGCTCAAAGGCTTCAATTATGGATACGGGATTCGAGCAGTAGGGAATGTGGGCCAAACAAATCAGTTACTTCTTCCCGAAATCTATGGAAAAGTCAGATTGGGCATTTTTGAATTCTCCGCAGGTCGTCGTAAAGAAGTTTTCGGCCTAATGGACACTACTGGCACGTCTGGAAGTTACATTTGGTCTGGAAATGCCCTTCCAATCCCAAAATTACAAGTGAGCCTTCCAAATTATGTGCCGATTGTGAAAAGTGGCCTAATATCTATTAAAGGCAATTTTGCCCACGGCTGGTTTGGAAACACCGATTCTGTGCAACACGCACTCTTGCATCAAAAGTCGCTTTACGTACGCATTGGCAAACCCCAGTGGAAATTCAAATTTCAAGCAGGGTTCAATCACCAAGTCCAATGGGGTGGAAAACCCACTGTGCCTTTCTACGATGAAGATACCAAGCAGATGATTTCAAAATTTTCTTCCGATTTCGCCACCTTTGTAAAGGTTGTCACGGGTGTAAGCCTGAATCGAAACCTTAATGCCATAAACGACCCCAATGGTGCTCCTGCGAATGAGGCTCTAAACAGAGCCGGAAATCATTTGGGCACAATAGACTTGGCCCTTTCATATGAGTTCAAAACAGCACGTCTTCTCCTCTATCGTCAAAGTATTTATGAGGATGGTTCTTTATTCTATTTAAGTAATATTGGGGACGGACTAAATGGTCTCAGTGTAAAGTTTAAATACCCTAAAAAGACTGGATTCTTGCTCTCAGCAATTACCTTCGAATACCTGAACACTATGAGCCAAGGCGGGCCAACCGATAGTGAAAATTTCGTTCCTGAGTTGAGGGGGCTAGACAATTATTTCAACAATAGCATTTACCGAGACGGCTGGACATACAAAGGCACGGTTATTGGCACTCCCTTTATTCAAAACTATCAAGACCTTCCCAAAAAATTGGCCGAAGACATTTCACGACCTTTATCAAACTATATTTACAATAACCGCATTGAAGCCTATTATTTGAAGATTAAAGCTGAGTACAAAACAATTAACCTAGCTCTAAGATATGCTTTCAGCACAAATTATGGCACTTACAGCTACCCCTTCTCTTCCGCCAAACGAAACTCTGTTGGGATAAGCGGCTCCAAAATGTTACGAAACGGAGATTTGATCAAATGTCATTTTGCTTTGGACGAAGGTAAACTTTACCCCTCACAGGTAGGTGCCCAGATAACGTACAAAAAGTTCTTTAGCTCACCTTTTTAG
- a CDS encoding amino acid permease, whose amino-acid sequence MASTLWAKKSIDKLVASASTENKLKRSLSATSLVALGIGAIIGAGLFSLTGIAAADHAGPAVTLSFVLAAVGCAFAGLCYAEFASMIPVAGSAYTYSYATMGEFVAWIIGWDLVLEYALGAATVAVSWSRYFLELLSNWGIHLPANLVCSPFEKLKLADGTLIEGGLINLPAVIIVILLSLLLIKGTSGSAKLNNFLVVLKVAVVLLFIVLGWKFIDPANHVPYIPENTGVKGQFGWSGIAAGAAVVFFAFIGFDAVSTAAQEARDPQKGMPIGILGSLVVCTILYVLFSHVMTGLVPYTVFENDAKPAATAFAVTGYDFLQQGLILAILAGYTSVMLVMLLGQSRVFYSMSCDGLLPSFFSEVHKKFHSPWKTNLFFMVFVALFAGFVPVSDLGHMVSIGTLFAFSLVCIGVWLLRVKRPELERKFKVPLVPLVPIMGVLVCVYLMTSLPIEAWFRLALWLALGLAIYFGYGKKHSKIDSDKE is encoded by the coding sequence ATGGCTTCGACGCTTTGGGCAAAGAAATCCATCGACAAGCTGGTGGCTTCTGCTTCTACAGAAAACAAACTGAAACGTTCTTTAAGTGCCACAAGCTTAGTGGCTTTGGGTATCGGGGCCATTATCGGGGCCGGGCTCTTTTCGCTCACGGGCATCGCCGCTGCCGATCATGCAGGGCCTGCGGTTACACTTTCCTTTGTGCTGGCTGCTGTGGGCTGTGCCTTCGCGGGTTTATGCTATGCAGAATTTGCTTCTATGATACCCGTGGCGGGCAGTGCATATACGTATTCCTATGCCACTATGGGCGAGTTTGTAGCGTGGATAATCGGTTGGGACTTGGTCTTGGAATATGCCTTGGGAGCGGCTACAGTAGCCGTGAGCTGGTCGCGTTATTTTTTGGAGCTTCTAAGCAATTGGGGCATACATCTTCCGGCAAACTTGGTCTGCTCGCCTTTTGAAAAGCTTAAACTAGCCGACGGCACTTTGATCGAGGGCGGTCTTATTAACTTGCCTGCGGTAATCATTGTCATTTTACTCTCTTTATTGTTAATAAAGGGCACAAGTGGATCAGCGAAATTGAATAACTTTTTAGTCGTGCTGAAAGTAGCGGTAGTGCTCTTGTTTATTGTATTGGGTTGGAAATTTATCGACCCGGCAAACCATGTACCCTATATTCCTGAAAACACGGGAGTGAAGGGCCAGTTCGGCTGGTCGGGTATTGCGGCAGGGGCGGCTGTGGTGTTTTTTGCTTTTATTGGGTTTGACGCGGTGTCTACGGCGGCTCAGGAGGCCCGTGATCCGCAAAAGGGTATGCCAATAGGCATTTTGGGCTCTTTGGTGGTTTGTACAATTTTATATGTTCTCTTTTCGCATGTGATGACGGGTTTGGTGCCTTATACCGTTTTTGAGAACGACGCAAAGCCTGCGGCCACAGCATTTGCCGTAACTGGGTATGATTTTCTACAACAAGGTTTAATATTGGCAATTTTGGCTGGATATACCTCAGTGATGCTGGTGATGCTCTTGGGGCAAAGTCGGGTTTTTTACAGCATGAGTTGCGATGGACTGCTGCCTTCCTTTTTCAGTGAAGTGCACAAAAAGTTTCACTCGCCTTGGAAAACAAACCTGTTTTTTATGGTGTTCGTGGCCCTTTTTGCGGGCTTTGTTCCGGTAAGCGATCTTGGGCACATGGTCAGTATCGGTACTCTTTTCGCCTTCAGTTTGGTATGCATTGGGGTGTGGCTTTTGCGTGTGAAAAGGCCAGAGCTCGAACGCAAGTTTAAAGTGCCATTGGTGCCTTTAGTCCCCATAATGGGGGTGCTTGTGTGTGTCTATTTAATGACCAGCTTACCTATTGAAGCTTGGTTTCGTCTCGCACTTTGGTTAGCTTTGGGACTTGCCATATATTTTGGCTACGGAAAAAAACACAGTAAGATCGATTCGGATAAAGAGTAG
- a CDS encoding alanine/glycine:cation symporter family protein has protein sequence MLLKSIEKLIQTAPEKGLDETINEWFTPISDAWQNIVLFRIFDIPFILILLVGGALLFTVVFSFINLRRFPLAINIVRGKYDEIEQGGDPVTTPNLNVVDGDIVDTIRKEGHAGEVSHFQALATAVSGTVGLGNIAGVALAIALGGPGATFWMIVCGLLGMSTKFVECTLGVKYRDMGKDGTVYGGPMYYLKKGFDDIGKAGIGKALAVVFAVLCIGASFGGGNMAQSNQAASQLASLMNLEGGSAGTIIGVFIAFIIGIVIIGGIKRIASVTEKIVPFMAIIYVAACLFIIFAHFSFIDDAFALIFKNAFTPEAGLGGIFGVMIVGFQRAAFSNEAGAGSASIAHSAVKTKYPASEGLVALLEPFIDTVVICTMTALVIIIYNTGNVFEYGVGEVIIDGQPVEGSVLTSMAFADVIPWFPYILTIAIVLFAISTMISWSYYGLQAWFYLFGKSKLADLSYKILFLIFIVIGAAANMSAVWGFSDAMILAMVYPNMIGLLILFPKVKQELNRYLDAIGVSRFFNKKD, from the coding sequence ATGCTTTTAAAAAGTATTGAAAAACTTATTCAAACTGCACCAGAAAAAGGGCTGGATGAAACCATAAATGAGTGGTTTACACCCATTTCGGATGCGTGGCAGAATATCGTGCTGTTCAGGATTTTTGATATCCCGTTTATTCTGATTCTGCTTGTAGGAGGAGCCCTTTTATTCACCGTTGTCTTTTCATTTATAAATCTCCGGCGTTTTCCGCTTGCCATTAATATTGTAAGGGGAAAGTATGACGAAATTGAACAGGGAGGCGACCCTGTGACTACGCCAAACCTGAATGTTGTTGATGGAGATATCGTCGATACCATTCGTAAAGAAGGCCACGCTGGCGAAGTGAGCCACTTTCAGGCTTTGGCTACGGCCGTGTCGGGTACCGTGGGGCTTGGAAACATCGCGGGTGTTGCTTTGGCGATTGCCTTGGGAGGTCCCGGAGCTACATTTTGGATGATCGTGTGTGGGTTATTGGGTATGTCGACCAAATTTGTGGAATGTACCCTCGGCGTGAAGTACAGAGATATGGGAAAGGACGGTACGGTTTACGGAGGGCCAATGTATTATTTGAAAAAAGGGTTTGATGATATTGGAAAAGCCGGCATAGGCAAAGCCTTGGCGGTTGTTTTTGCGGTATTGTGTATCGGAGCTTCTTTTGGCGGCGGCAATATGGCCCAATCGAATCAAGCGGCCTCGCAATTGGCTTCGCTTATGAATTTGGAAGGTGGAAGTGCAGGGACGATAATTGGTGTTTTCATCGCGTTCATTATTGGAATTGTCATCATTGGGGGTATTAAGCGTATCGCGAGCGTAACAGAAAAGATTGTGCCTTTTATGGCCATCATTTATGTAGCGGCTTGCCTTTTCATCATTTTTGCCCATTTCAGCTTTATTGATGATGCCTTTGCATTGATCTTTAAAAATGCGTTTACTCCCGAAGCCGGACTTGGCGGTATTTTCGGTGTGATGATAGTGGGTTTCCAAAGGGCTGCGTTTTCCAACGAGGCGGGAGCGGGCTCTGCATCCATTGCCCACTCGGCTGTGAAAACCAAATATCCTGCTTCTGAGGGTTTGGTTGCTCTTCTAGAACCTTTCATCGATACGGTGGTGATTTGTACAATGACGGCCTTGGTAATTATCATTTACAATACGGGCAATGTGTTTGAATACGGAGTAGGTGAGGTGATCATCGATGGCCAGCCGGTTGAAGGGTCTGTGCTTACATCCATGGCTTTTGCAGATGTGATTCCATGGTTTCCTTATATTCTCACTATCGCGATTGTGCTTTTCGCTATTTCCACAATGATTTCATGGTCGTACTACGGTTTGCAAGCTTGGTTTTATTTGTTTGGTAAAAGCAAATTGGCAGACCTTTCTTATAAGATTTTGTTTTTGATCTTTATCGTGATTGGAGCCGCGGCCAACATGAGTGCAGTTTGGGGTTTTTCGGATGCTATGATTTTGGCTATGGTTTATCCCAACATGATCGGTTTGCTTATACTCTTCCCCAAAGTGAAGCAAGAACTGAACCGCTATTTGGATGCGATTGGCGTGAGCCGTTTTTTCAATAAAAAGGATTGA
- a CDS encoding gliding motility-associated C-terminal domain-containing protein, translating to MQTRILPVVFRMGLIFVLGFWCMPKTETLAQNLCDPLSNPNYVSNGFEIDGPSSGCGPFNVKLNDLTGYSNIKYDFYYQGDGRPSGSSSITNTYFDEPEITPYTILQYGTKADGSPFYSCKNVSVLPDAEPVFSVNACDNHLMIINIPNATENSFDYYQISFLDDGSSVTVQASELPYSENFSSVNATTRDILIEGMSNTGSTGCSSPTPVTVDMKTGNDYVSIDSLVVKDENTVSLSFSGGLNQEYSIYQRTINGSYPAYDSPTKKETPGTYDFNINTSQQYCYGIFGATCHQSSAEICTIPIDPIKVVDQKKIVEWISHPTDNFTLLASGVGFGSSGTNKNIIPTLEKNGSVMAGVSDSPYEEQLLDCSESVCFQMIAQIDGVTKGNDRIPYESFSKSRKVCLDLSTFMPAPINDLYVTVNDNEQPEITAIDDADWPLSRQKYYLLTEQEGAGFMATDSSNTAVAPIQFVDPVSAANGPYCYKITYQDSCGRISEPSPEVCTIQITYNDQSNLIWSNSAPFNPDIVNNYILYYEDPTGGVFQIDNGAQLGNFSFRPDLTGLSNSARYFIEVESSNGRISKSNYIDLPISTKIYIADAFTPNGANPQFELKGNLLSLNNFNFKIFNRWGELIFETNDKNNFWDGRLKSNRIAPVGLYHYVLKATDIHNELIQRTGSFLLLK from the coding sequence ATGCAAACCAGAATTTTGCCAGTCGTATTTCGTATGGGCTTGATTTTCGTGCTCGGCTTCTGGTGTATGCCCAAAACCGAAACTCTTGCCCAAAACCTTTGCGATCCGCTTTCAAACCCCAACTACGTTTCGAACGGATTCGAAATTGACGGTCCCAGTTCTGGCTGTGGGCCTTTCAATGTCAAATTAAATGACCTTACCGGATATTCAAACATCAAATACGATTTTTATTACCAAGGCGATGGGCGACCATCGGGCAGTTCATCAATAACAAACACTTACTTTGATGAACCTGAGATAACACCATACACTATTCTCCAATACGGAACCAAGGCCGACGGAAGCCCTTTTTACTCTTGCAAGAATGTCAGTGTTTTGCCCGATGCCGAACCGGTATTTTCTGTGAATGCGTGCGACAATCATTTAATGATTATAAACATCCCCAATGCAACGGAAAACAGTTTCGACTACTATCAAATATCCTTTTTGGACGACGGAAGCAGTGTTACCGTACAAGCATCTGAGCTGCCATACAGTGAGAATTTCAGCTCGGTAAATGCAACAACTCGAGACATTTTAATTGAAGGAATGTCCAATACAGGTAGCACGGGGTGCTCAAGCCCTACACCTGTTACTGTTGACATGAAAACAGGCAATGATTATGTCAGTATTGACAGTTTGGTTGTAAAGGACGAGAATACCGTCTCACTTAGTTTTTCGGGCGGGCTAAATCAAGAATATTCGATTTACCAAAGGACTATCAATGGTAGCTATCCCGCCTACGACTCCCCTACTAAAAAAGAGACACCGGGCACATACGATTTCAACATTAATACCTCACAGCAATACTGTTACGGTATTTTTGGAGCCACTTGTCACCAATCCTCTGCAGAGATTTGCACCATTCCTATTGATCCGATTAAGGTTGTGGATCAGAAAAAAATTGTGGAGTGGATTTCACACCCTACGGACAACTTTACACTTCTTGCCAGCGGGGTTGGCTTTGGCAGCTCGGGCACTAACAAAAACATCATACCCACTCTCGAAAAAAACGGATCAGTAATGGCTGGCGTCAGTGATTCTCCTTATGAGGAGCAATTATTGGACTGTTCGGAAAGCGTTTGCTTTCAAATGATAGCCCAAATTGATGGCGTTACAAAAGGAAACGACCGTATACCATATGAAAGCTTTTCAAAGTCAAGAAAGGTTTGCCTAGACCTCAGTACGTTTATGCCAGCCCCCATTAACGACCTCTACGTTACGGTAAACGACAACGAGCAACCCGAAATAACCGCCATAGATGATGCCGACTGGCCACTCTCTCGTCAAAAATATTACTTGCTGACAGAACAAGAAGGTGCAGGTTTTATGGCCACTGACAGCTCGAACACAGCCGTAGCCCCTATACAATTCGTCGATCCAGTATCAGCCGCGAACGGTCCCTATTGTTACAAAATAACCTATCAAGACAGTTGCGGGAGAATATCTGAGCCTTCCCCCGAGGTCTGCACTATTCAAATAACCTACAATGACCAATCCAATTTGATCTGGTCAAATAGTGCACCTTTCAACCCGGATATAGTCAACAATTATATACTTTACTATGAAGACCCCACTGGCGGCGTTTTTCAAATTGACAACGGAGCACAATTGGGAAACTTCTCTTTCAGGCCAGACTTGACTGGCTTAAGCAACTCGGCACGATATTTTATAGAAGTGGAAAGCTCAAACGGAAGAATTAGTAAATCAAATTATATCGACTTACCCATTTCAACCAAAATTTATATCGCAGACGCCTTTACCCCAAACGGGGCCAATCCACAATTTGAATTAAAGGGAAACCTGCTATCTTTAAACAATTTTAATTTCAAAATTTTCAATCGCTGGGGCGAATTGATCTTTGAAACAAACGACAAAAACAACTTTTGGGATGGCCGATTGAAGTCAAACCGAATCGCACCTGTTGGCTTGTATCACTATGTGTTGAAAGCCACAGACATCCACAATGAATTAATCCAAAGGACTGGTTCTTTTCTACTCTTAAAATAA